The Lycium barbarum isolate Lr01 chromosome 10, ASM1917538v2, whole genome shotgun sequence genome includes a region encoding these proteins:
- the LOC132613257 gene encoding uncharacterized protein LOC132613257 encodes MANTPQSSEGNSSSSAVMDSSSPYYLHPSDSPGMNLVNFVFDGTIFAAWRRSIIISLSAKNKMSFIDGSSEIPSADTPEFKLWTRCNNMVISWLLNSLSKEIAGSVIYSKSAKDLWTDLHDRFGQSNGAQLYHLKKSLTDLVQGTTDVSGYFTRIKRIRDELDALSSGEICSCNCTCGGKKKIVKSKQDERLIQFLMGLNDVYAAVRNNILMMSPLPNVNHAYSILIQDEKQREAYVNPKFPGDSSSFLATHQNFSGQRIIGYPPDFKFSKGSKSQPNNKGNSMANAVTTVGYSGYTTNGKQENGSVAQENYGRLEEEFQNAQIGDVPFAGSEVSANMVHCFADSGASAHMSFDPSFFTTLTLLPSPIYVKLPNSFRGHSMRTPLVIGEAKDGIYIVTSGIFAYSKNSKQFGFCSSFPSAFSIPVNNRDDVKLWHIRLGCMPFDSMKNISPSSSFSHFDHKCDICPVARQTKLPFPSSCIKTKVIFELIHVDTWGPYKSSTYNGYKYFLTIVDDFSRATWTYLLSTKSNAFPALKNYLAYIE; translated from the exons ATGGCAAATACACCACAATCATCAGAGGGAAACTCTTCTTCTTCTGCAGTTATGGACTCTAGCAGTCCATATTATCTCCATCCCTCAGATTCCCCAGGGATGAATCTTGTGAATTTCGTTTTTGATGGAACTATTTTTGCTGCGTGGAGAAGGTCCATCATTATTTCTCTATCAGCTAAGAACAAGATGAGTTTTATTGATGGTTCTTCCGAAATACCATCTGCTGATACACCTGAGTTCAAGCTTTGGACTAGGTGCAATAACATGGTGATTTCTTGGCTGCTTAACTCCCTTTCAAAAGAAATTGCAGGGAGTGTGATATACTCAAAATCTGCTAAAGATCTCTGGACTGACCTTCATGACAGGTTTGGTCAGTCCAATGGAGCTCAACTCTATCATCTTAAAAAAAGCCTCACAGATCTGGTGCAAGGAACAACTGATGTATCAGGATATTTCACAAGAATCAAGAGGATTAGGGATGAGCTGGATGCTCTCTCCAGCGGAGAAATATGTTCTTGCAACTGCACCTGTGGAGGAAAGAAGAAAATAGTCAAATCCAAGCAGGACGAAAGATTGATCCAATTTCTAATGGGACTTAATGATGTTTATGCAGCAGTAAGAAACAACATACTCATGATGTCACCTCTCCCTAATGTGAATCATGCCTACTCTATCCTCATTCAAGATGAGAAACAGCGAGAGGCATATGTTAATCCTAAGTTTCCAGGTGACTCATCTTCATTTCTTGCAACACATCAGAATTTCTCAGGTCAGAG AATAATAGGCTATCCACCTGATTTTAAGTTCAGCAAGGGGTCAAAATCACAACCAAACAACAAAGGGAACTCTATGGCTAACGCAGTGACAACAGTTGGATATTCAGGTTACACAACAAATGGGAAACAAGAAAATGGATCAGTTGCTCAGGAGAACTATGGTCGTTTGGAAGAAGAGTTTCAGAATGCACAGATTGGAGATGTGCCATTTGCAGGAAGTGAGGTTTCAGCTAACATGGTGCACTGTTTTGCTG ATTCAGGAGCTTCTGCTCATATGTCGTTTGACCCTTCTTTCTTTACTACTCTTACACTTCTGCCTTCTCCTATTTATGTCAAGCTCCCAAATTCTTTTAGG GGCCATTCAATGAGGACCCCTCTGGTTATTGGTGAAGCAAAGGATGGGATCTAtattgttacatccggcatttttgcatattcgaaaaattcgaaacaATTTGGCTT CTGTAGTTCTTTTCCTAGTGCTTTTTCTATTCCAGTAAACAATAGGGATGATGTAAAATTATGGCACATTAGATTGGGCTGCATGCCTTTTGATTCAATGAAAAACATCAGTCCCTCTTCTTCCTTTTCTCATTTTGATCACAAATGTGATATATGCCCTGTTGCTAGACAAACTAAACTGCCATTCCCTTCTAGTTGCATCAAAACTAAGGTAATTTTTGAGTTAATTCATGTGGACACTTGGGGACCCTATAAATCATCTACCTACAATGGATACAAGTATTTTCTTACTATTGTAGATGATTTTAGTAGAGCAACTTGGACTTATCTCTTGAGCACTAAAAGCAATGCTTTCCCTGCACTAAAAAACTACCTAGCTTACATTGAATGA